In Deferribacter desulfuricans SSM1, the following are encoded in one genomic region:
- a CDS encoding branched-chain amino acid ABC transporter permease, whose translation MELFFNLIITGLVVGSIYALLALGFTLIYKATGVVNFAQGELLLIGAYICLYLTTSFKIPFIPSFVLTFVFMFFFGFLIEKVFLRKMIGEPIISIIMLTIGLSSVLKSIVQIFWGTDTRVFPQIFSTKPISLFGIKVSQVYIFSVISVIISLGIFSVFFKKSKAGVAMRAVASDQQAALSMGIEIKKVFALAWAIAAVVSAIGGVFVGNINGVNTNLAQFGLKVFPAVILGGLDSITGAIVGGLVIGVLENLVGGYIDPIIGGGAKEVFPFIFMIIVLMIKPYGLFGTVEVEKV comes from the coding sequence ATGGAACTTTTCTTTAATTTGATAATAACTGGTTTGGTGGTTGGAAGTATATATGCTTTGCTTGCTCTAGGTTTTACGTTGATCTATAAAGCCACAGGGGTTGTAAATTTTGCGCAGGGTGAGTTGCTTCTTATCGGTGCATATATATGTTTATATTTAACTACATCATTTAAAATCCCTTTTATTCCATCATTTGTTTTGACTTTTGTTTTTATGTTCTTTTTTGGATTTTTGATTGAAAAAGTTTTTTTACGAAAGATGATAGGTGAACCCATTATATCTATCATTATGCTTACCATTGGACTTTCCTCTGTTTTAAAATCTATAGTTCAGATTTTTTGGGGTACTGACACAAGAGTTTTTCCTCAAATTTTTTCTACAAAACCTATTTCATTATTTGGGATAAAGGTTAGCCAGGTTTATATCTTTTCGGTTATATCTGTTATTATTTCTCTTGGGATATTTTCAGTATTTTTTAAAAAATCAAAGGCTGGCGTGGCCATGAGAGCGGTGGCCAGTGACCAGCAGGCAGCTCTTTCTATGGGTATTGAGATTAAAAAGGTATTTGCCCTTGCATGGGCAATTGCTGCTGTGGTTTCAGCAATAGGTGGTGTTTTTGTGGGAAATATAAACGGTGTAAATACTAATTTGGCACAATTTGGATTAAAAGTGTTCCCTGCTGTTATTTTGGGGGGTCTTGATAGTATTACAGGTGCAATTGTTGGTGGATTGGTAATCGGAGTTTTAGAAAATTTGGTTGGTGGATATATTGATCCTATTATAGGGGGCGGAGCAAAAGAGGTCTTCCCCTTTATTTTTATGATTATTGTATTGATGATAAAACCTTATGGATTATTTGGGACAGTTGAGGTTGAAAAGGTATGA
- a CDS encoding AMP-binding protein: MAVKKSLLDYFYENYKRKADKVALREKDLGIWKEITWKDYFVKVVKFAHYLESIGVKSGDTVAIIGDNKPEWLICEFAAQLLKAYPVGIYQDSVSDEIEYLLNTTEAKIVVAEDQEQVDKVLEIKDKCENIKKIVYYDDRGMYLYADIEDLIYFEDAINFDLDLKELEKFFHEKSSEVTEEDIAVMCTTSGTTSKPKVAMLTHKNLIFMSTSLAKADPKYETDDFVSFLPLPWIGEQMMSVASAQIFGFVVNFPESADTVQNDMKEIGPHIIFSPPRVWENLASTVFMKMMDSTKFKNYVFNKCIKIGYEYADLKFEKKEPTFLQNLKYRLAYIFLFRKLKERLGFCKLRSAMTGGAALGPDTFRFFHAIGVSLKQIYGQTEISGISCIHRDDDIDFTSVGKPIEGTEIKITEDGEIISKSPAVFKGYYKDEKATQETLKDGWLYSGDAGYFDENGKLVVIDRKKDLMYLNDGTMFSPQFIENKLKFSPYIKEAVVLGNKRDFITTILNIDFGIVGKWAENKKIAYTTYTDLSSKDEVYELVANEVRKVNEQLKDEHKIKKFVLLYKEFDADDGELTRTRKVRRGFIEEKYKEIVSALYSDAKDIEIEATIKLQDGRDRKIKTVLKIYQLYD, translated from the coding sequence ATGGCTGTGAAAAAAAGTTTGTTAGATTACTTTTATGAAAATTACAAAAGGAAAGCTGATAAAGTTGCATTAAGAGAAAAAGATTTGGGGATATGGAAAGAGATAACTTGGAAAGATTATTTTGTAAAAGTGGTTAAATTTGCACATTATTTGGAATCGATTGGTGTGAAAAGTGGTGATACAGTTGCTATTATTGGAGACAATAAACCAGAATGGTTGATTTGTGAATTTGCCGCACAGCTTTTAAAAGCTTATCCAGTAGGCATTTACCAAGATTCAGTTTCTGATGAGATCGAGTATCTTTTAAACACAACTGAAGCTAAAATAGTTGTTGCTGAAGATCAAGAGCAGGTTGATAAAGTATTAGAAATTAAGGATAAATGTGAAAATATCAAAAAAATAGTTTATTATGATGACAGGGGGATGTATTTGTATGCTGATATTGAAGATTTGATTTATTTTGAAGATGCGATAAATTTTGATTTAGATTTAAAGGAATTAGAAAAGTTTTTTCACGAAAAATCAAGTGAAGTGACAGAAGAAGATATCGCTGTAATGTGTACCACTTCTGGTACCACATCTAAACCTAAAGTTGCAATGTTGACCCATAAAAATTTGATTTTTATGTCAACCAGTTTAGCTAAGGCAGATCCTAAATATGAAACAGATGATTTTGTATCTTTTTTGCCTTTACCATGGATCGGTGAGCAGATGATGAGTGTAGCCAGTGCTCAAATTTTTGGGTTTGTTGTAAACTTTCCTGAAAGTGCAGATACCGTTCAAAATGATATGAAAGAGATTGGTCCACATATAATTTTTTCACCGCCAAGAGTATGGGAGAATCTTGCATCAACAGTATTTATGAAGATGATGGATTCCACTAAATTCAAAAATTATGTTTTTAACAAGTGTATAAAAATTGGTTATGAGTATGCCGATTTAAAATTTGAAAAAAAGGAACCTACTTTTTTGCAAAATTTAAAATATAGATTGGCTTACATTTTTCTCTTTAGAAAATTAAAAGAACGTCTTGGGTTTTGTAAATTGAGAAGTGCTATGACAGGTGGTGCTGCTCTTGGGCCTGATACTTTTAGGTTTTTCCATGCTATAGGGGTAAGCCTAAAACAGATTTATGGGCAAACTGAAATTTCAGGTATTTCTTGTATCCATAGAGATGATGATATCGACTTTACTTCCGTAGGTAAACCGATAGAGGGGACAGAGATAAAAATAACAGAAGATGGAGAAATCATATCAAAAAGTCCAGCTGTGTTTAAGGGGTATTACAAGGATGAAAAGGCAACTCAAGAAACATTGAAAGATGGGTGGTTGTACTCTGGTGATGCTGGTTATTTTGATGAAAATGGTAAGCTTGTGGTAATAGATAGAAAAAAAGATTTAATGTATCTAAATGATGGCACTATGTTTTCACCTCAGTTTATAGAAAACAAATTGAAATTTAGCCCTTATATTAAAGAAGCGGTTGTTTTGGGTAATAAAAGAGATTTTATTACAACAATATTAAATATTGATTTTGGTATTGTTGGTAAATGGGCTGAAAACAAAAAAATAGCTTATACTACCTATACCGATTTATCATCTAAAGATGAAGTTTATGAATTAGTTGCTAATGAAGTTAGGAAAGTCAATGAACAGCTTAAAGATGAGCACAAGATTAAAAAGTTTGTTTTATTGTATAAAGAATTTGATGCAGATGATGGCGAGTTGACGAGAACCAGAAAAGTGAGAAGAGGATTTATTGAGGAAAAATACAAAGAGATAGTGAGCGCTTTATATTCAGATGCCAAGGATATTGAGATTGAAGCTACTATAAAACTTCAAGATGGTAGAGATAGAAAGATAAAAACTGTGTTGAAAATATATCAACTGTATGATTGA
- a CDS encoding ABC transporter ATP-binding protein: MAIAGVSFTVNKGEIFSIIGPNGAGKTSVLNTISGIYFPNRGSIKFEGEDITRISVHKRSRLGLVRTFQNLELFKGMTVLDNLMLSRHIYIKYGLFSSIFYFGKALNEEVRHREVVEKVIDYLNLNHVRKKYVYELSYGLQKRVELARALCLEPKLLLLDEPMAGMNMEETEDMARYILDINEELNTTIILIEHDMNVVMDISHRIMALDFGEKVCEGTPSEVINNERVLSAYLGEEKWL; this comes from the coding sequence ATGGCTATAGCTGGGGTTAGTTTTACTGTTAATAAAGGTGAGATTTTTTCAATTATTGGTCCAAATGGTGCTGGTAAAACGAGTGTTTTAAATACAATATCCGGTATTTATTTCCCAAACAGGGGGAGTATCAAATTTGAGGGTGAAGATATCACTAGAATATCCGTTCATAAAAGATCTAGGCTTGGACTGGTTAGAACTTTTCAAAATCTTGAACTATTTAAAGGGATGACAGTTTTGGATAATCTAATGCTCTCGAGACATATATATATTAAATATGGTCTGTTTTCTTCTATTTTTTATTTTGGTAAAGCTTTAAATGAAGAAGTTAGACATAGAGAGGTGGTAGAGAAAGTAATTGATTATTTAAATTTGAATCATGTCAGGAAAAAATATGTTTATGAGCTTTCTTATGGTCTTCAAAAGAGGGTAGAGCTTGCTAGAGCTTTATGCCTTGAGCCAAAGCTATTACTTCTGGATGAGCCGATGGCTGGAATGAATATGGAAGAAACAGAAGATATGGCAAGGTATATCTTAGATATTAATGAAGAACTAAATACCACGATTATTTTGATTGAGCATGATATGAATGTAGTAATGGATATTTCACATAGGATAATGGCTTTAGATTTTGGCGAAAAGGTTTGTGAGGGCACACCTTCAGAAGTTATAAACAATGAAAGAGTATTGTCTGCTTATCTTGGTGAAGAGAAATGGCTGTGA
- a CDS encoding DUF4388 domain-containing protein: protein MAFSSQLIGDLKSMSIPDIYQWVATNQRSGYVFFQRGIHEVKVFFLKGDIINVSSNIPDFLLGSILIRFKKLDKKTLANILKLQIKNKIPFGQLLVQSGAITEDDLIFALKQQTIELTTYLLDWDQGFFYFEEGEQKYKYYVKIKVEEVLFESIRRHDELELYRKVLKESDVIKISDNSNISEQFKDVIDGKKTVHEIIYTIGGDYIDVYKQLYDLFMNKKIEKIGTRSDPYDPSIKFLIALELFGKGRVYDSYILIKDLYQKYGKGVAIKNFYKNLVIFTDNAFEKKLGGEKACFKVNNIKLLDQKIYLTPKDGYVVSRLGEHPCFDDLRKVCNIEKIELKLILLKLYKMGVVLLKEIKKKETKELPEDTILVLLEIIKNEMSGSLETITDEMKAILYFKSGKFVMGYSVSDKYSVISYLEKFLGKSFNTDDFEYLFNKLINENIFKIDELEKSLEMYCNMLVREIIKSKAISNIFAFNDFFGYEINININLLYLIALTLTTVDKELNLDFDLGQYYELTTDSEKILELFDNYVVIKNLIDKFDENSIDPVSLRNLSTFEINILKILFYLEYLKPTGRYLLKVEELKNLLHDLQNKNPFEIFGVKKDNYNIDEVKKKYVEMSKKYHPDLFEDKERKTIAEEIFRTLKEAFDYLVKHEQEEESKLKIDAKKIFLAEQLLTSGKVYLNMGRISDACEAFIKAYENFNMDEEIKAYYGLALIKRGDFANGFEILDDTKFYNFNDPNLYYAYLDAAIRLKKLEKAKQVLKKFESEFKSLSHKVDFYKRKLGVN from the coding sequence ATGGCATTTAGTTCTCAATTGATTGGCGATTTAAAATCTATGTCAATACCTGATATATATCAGTGGGTGGCTACTAATCAGAGATCAGGTTATGTTTTTTTTCAACGAGGTATTCATGAAGTAAAAGTATTTTTTTTAAAAGGAGATATAATAAATGTATCATCTAATATCCCTGATTTTCTTTTAGGGAGTATCTTAATTAGATTTAAAAAATTGGATAAAAAAACTCTGGCCAACATTTTAAAGCTTCAAATCAAAAACAAAATACCTTTTGGACAGCTATTAGTTCAAAGTGGCGCAATTACTGAAGATGATTTGATTTTTGCATTAAAACAACAAACGATAGAACTTACAACATATTTGTTGGATTGGGATCAGGGTTTTTTCTATTTTGAAGAGGGTGAACAAAAATATAAATATTATGTAAAGATTAAAGTTGAAGAAGTTTTATTTGAATCAATTAGAAGACATGACGAATTGGAGCTTTATAGAAAAGTTTTGAAAGAGAGTGATGTTATAAAAATATCTGACAATTCAAATATAAGTGAGCAATTTAAAGATGTTATTGATGGTAAAAAAACTGTTCATGAGATTATTTACACTATAGGTGGTGATTATATCGATGTATATAAACAACTTTATGACCTGTTTATGAACAAGAAAATTGAAAAAATTGGAACAAGGTCAGATCCATATGACCCATCTATAAAATTTTTGATTGCTTTAGAACTCTTTGGAAAGGGTAGAGTTTACGATTCTTATATCTTGATTAAAGACCTTTATCAGAAGTATGGTAAAGGTGTAGCTATAAAAAATTTTTACAAAAATCTTGTAATTTTTACAGATAATGCATTTGAGAAAAAGCTTGGTGGTGAAAAAGCATGCTTTAAAGTTAATAATATTAAGTTGCTTGATCAGAAAATATACTTGACTCCAAAAGATGGATATGTTGTTTCTAGGTTAGGTGAGCATCCTTGTTTTGATGATTTAAGAAAAGTTTGCAATATCGAAAAAATTGAGCTTAAGCTGATTTTGTTAAAACTTTATAAAATGGGTGTGGTTTTACTAAAAGAAATAAAGAAAAAAGAAACCAAAGAACTTCCTGAAGATACAATTTTGGTTCTGTTGGAGATTATTAAAAATGAGATGTCAGGTTCTTTGGAAACAATAACTGATGAGATGAAAGCAATTTTGTACTTTAAATCAGGTAAGTTTGTAATGGGGTATTCAGTTTCTGATAAATATAGTGTTATTAGTTATTTAGAAAAATTTTTGGGTAAAAGTTTTAATACTGATGATTTTGAATATTTGTTTAACAAACTTATTAATGAAAATATTTTTAAGATTGATGAATTGGAAAAAAGTTTAGAGATGTATTGTAATATGTTGGTTAGGGAAATTATAAAATCGAAAGCTATATCAAATATTTTTGCTTTTAATGATTTCTTTGGTTATGAAATAAATATAAATATAAATCTTCTTTATTTGATTGCTCTTACATTAACAACTGTTGATAAAGAGTTAAATTTAGATTTTGATTTGGGGCAATATTATGAGTTAACAACTGATTCTGAAAAGATTTTAGAACTATTTGATAATTATGTAGTAATAAAAAATTTAATTGATAAATTTGATGAAAATTCGATAGATCCTGTTAGTCTTAGAAATTTATCGACTTTTGAAATAAATATTTTGAAAATATTATTTTATTTGGAATATTTGAAACCTACAGGGAGATACCTTTTGAAAGTTGAAGAGCTAAAAAACTTATTGCACGATTTACAAAACAAAAATCCGTTTGAAATATTTGGAGTAAAAAAAGATAATTATAATATTGATGAAGTTAAGAAAAAATATGTTGAAATGTCTAAAAAATATCATCCTGACCTTTTTGAAGACAAAGAAAGAAAAACTATAGCTGAAGAAATATTTAGAACTCTTAAAGAGGCATTTGATTACTTAGTGAAACATGAACAGGAAGAAGAGAGTAAACTTAAAATTGATGCAAAAAAGATTTTTTTGGCTGAACAGTTATTGACAAGTGGTAAAGTTTATTTAAATATGGGTAGGATCTCTGATGCCTGCGAAGCTTTTATAAAAGCTTATGAAAACTTTAATATGGATGAGGAGATAAAGGCTTATTATGGGCTTGCTTTGATTAAAAGAGGTGATTTTGCAAATGGGTTTGAAATATTAGATGATACAAAATTTTATAATTTCAATGACCCCAATTTATATTATGCCTATTTAGATGCTGCAATAAGGCTTAAGAAACTCGAAAAAGCTAAGCAAGTATTAAAAAAATTTGAATCAGAATTTAAGAGTCTCTCACACAAAGTAGATTTTTACAAAAGGAAATTAGGTGTTAATTAG
- a CDS encoding inositol monophosphatase family protein, which translates to MIDFLKKLAFDAGKIIKEYFYQNVNVYHKGKIDLVTDIDVKVEEFIKLKLSDNFSDVSIVAEESFDGNLNFDKAFFVDPIDGTTNFVHGFPFVAVSIAYISDDRKIGVVFNPILNEIFYAESGKGAYLNDEMINVSNTNDIRNSLIATGFPYSSVERNIDELMDILEKVLKSSRGIRRAGSAAIDLCYVAKGVFDGYYETGLKPWDIVAGKIIVEEAGGAVLNKRGEVYNFSDDYIVATNGNITNELLRILNGI; encoded by the coding sequence ATGATTGATTTTTTAAAGAAGTTAGCTTTTGATGCGGGTAAAATAATTAAAGAATATTTTTATCAAAATGTTAATGTTTATCACAAAGGGAAAATAGATTTAGTTACTGATATAGATGTAAAGGTAGAAGAGTTTATAAAATTAAAATTATCAGATAATTTTTCTGATGTTAGTATAGTTGCTGAGGAATCTTTTGATGGAAATTTAAATTTTGATAAAGCATTTTTTGTAGATCCAATTGATGGGACAACTAATTTTGTCCATGGGTTCCCTTTTGTAGCAGTGTCGATTGCTTATATTTCAGATGATAGAAAAATTGGTGTAGTATTTAACCCTATTTTGAATGAAATATTTTATGCAGAAAGTGGCAAAGGTGCTTATTTAAATGATGAAATGATAAATGTTTCAAATACTAATGATATTAGAAATTCTCTTATTGCAACGGGTTTCCCATATTCATCTGTTGAGAGAAATATAGACGAATTAATGGATATTTTAGAAAAAGTATTAAAAAGTAGTAGAGGCATTAGAAGAGCAGGTTCAGCTGCCATTGATTTATGTTATGTCGCTAAAGGGGTTTTTGATGGTTATTATGAAACTGGGTTGAAACCGTGGGATATTGTAGCTGGCAAGATTATTGTAGAAGAAGCTGGTGGTGCAGTTTTAAATAAAAGAGGAGAAGTATATAATTTTTCTGATGATTATATTGTAGCTACAAATGGAAATATAACTAATGAGCTTTTGAGGATTTTAAATGGCATTTAG
- the zapE gene encoding AFG1/ZapE family ATPase, with protein MIGIENEVLFRDISFEVSVEDSLKNLKPHPKFNSCSFENYFPDERYKSQSEVKDLLLNKINKLNGNKNTVSPKKKSFFDIFSKSNNNNNNSNIKNVYLDGGYGVGKTHLLAACYNLAKCKKAFMSFSEMCYYINYLGISESIKIFSKYDLLLIDEFEIDDPATVRMMAKFFEEINKNTLIITTSNTLPSDLGKDRFQADEFKREMGVIADTFRVVKIDGEDYRKKNREWKKNIDERTFETAYGEYSCKGDRKKCVVQFEELMEQLEKVHPFRFYVIPEQVEAIFIRDLKPFPMLNSALRFTHFVDVCYYYNTKLFIKSDYGLEDIFSREMMESCFEKKLKRCYSRMSELAIFYNK; from the coding sequence ATGATTGGTATTGAAAATGAAGTGTTATTTAGAGATATCTCATTTGAAGTGAGTGTTGAAGATAGTTTAAAAAATTTAAAACCTCATCCAAAATTTAATTCTTGTTCTTTTGAAAACTATTTTCCTGATGAAAGGTACAAATCTCAATCTGAAGTAAAAGATTTACTTCTTAATAAAATAAATAAGTTAAATGGTAATAAAAATACTGTTTCGCCTAAAAAGAAATCTTTTTTTGATATTTTCTCAAAAAGTAATAACAATAATAACAATTCAAACATAAAAAATGTATACCTTGATGGCGGTTATGGTGTAGGTAAAACACATTTGTTAGCTGCTTGTTATAATTTAGCAAAATGTAAAAAAGCTTTTATGTCTTTTTCTGAAATGTGTTATTATATAAATTACTTAGGTATAAGTGAAAGTATAAAAATATTTTCAAAATATGACTTGTTGCTTATTGATGAGTTTGAAATAGATGATCCTGCTACAGTTAGAATGATGGCTAAGTTTTTTGAAGAAATAAATAAAAACACTTTGATAATAACTACTTCTAATACATTGCCATCAGATTTGGGCAAAGATAGATTCCAAGCTGATGAATTTAAAAGAGAGATGGGGGTAATTGCTGATACCTTTAGGGTAGTTAAAATTGATGGTGAAGATTACAGAAAGAAAAATAGAGAGTGGAAAAAGAATATTGATGAAAGGACCTTTGAAACTGCTTACGGAGAATATAGTTGTAAAGGTGATAGAAAAAAATGTGTTGTTCAGTTTGAAGAACTTATGGAACAGTTAGAAAAGGTACATCCATTTAGATTTTATGTTATTCCGGAGCAGGTAGAAGCAATATTTATTAGAGATTTAAAACCCTTTCCGATGCTAAATAGCGCATTAAGATTTACACATTTTGTTGATGTGTGCTATTATTATAATACAAAACTTTTTATAAAGTCAGATTATGGGTTAGAAGATATTTTTTCAAGAGAGATGATGGAGTCTTGTTTTGAAAAAAAATTAAAGCGTTGCTATTCGAGAATGAGTGAGTTGGCTATATTTTATAATAAATAA
- the rplT gene encoding 50S ribosomal protein L20, translating to MPRAKGGFKTRRRRKKWLKLTKGFRGAANNVYRKSREAAERALVYAYRDRKQRKRDFRRLWIVRINAAVRQYGLSYSKFIGLLKKNNIEINRKVLSEMAINNPEEFEKLVKKVTA from the coding sequence GTGCCAAGAGCAAAAGGTGGATTTAAAACGAGAAGACGCAGAAAGAAATGGTTAAAACTTACTAAAGGTTTTCGTGGTGCAGCTAATAATGTCTACAGAAAAAGTAGAGAAGCTGCAGAGCGTGCTTTAGTGTATGCTTATCGTGATAGGAAGCAAAGAAAAAGAGATTTTAGAAGGCTGTGGATTGTAAGAATAAACGCAGCTGTTAGACAGTATGGTTTAAGTTATAGTAAGTTTATAGGGCTTTTAAAGAAGAATAATATTGAAATCAACAGAAAAGTCCTTTCTGAAATGGCTATTAATAATCCAGAAGAATTCGAAAAGTTAGTAAAAAAAGTAACAGCATAA
- the rpmI gene encoding 50S ribosomal protein L35 — MPKVKTHRGAAKRFKVTGSGKVKYKKAGLRHLLSSKAKKRKRALRHPGILEGADAQNVKKLVPYL; from the coding sequence ATGCCAAAGGTTAAAACCCATAGGGGAGCTGCTAAGAGATTTAAAGTTACAGGCAGCGGAAAAGTTAAGTACAAAAAGGCTGGCTTGAGGCACCTCCTTTCCTCAAAGGCCAAAAAGAGAAAGCGCGCATTGCGCCACCCTGGCATCCTGGAAGGAGCTGATGCCCAGAACGTCAAAAAATTAGTACCTTATTTATAG
- the infC gene encoding translation initiation factor IF-3 — protein MKKEENKERVNEEITAPEVRLILEDGTQYGVVSIEEALKVAEERGYDLVEVAPNAKPPVCKVMDYGKYKFEKNKKEREARKKLRQHQIDVKEMKFRPKIDEHDYQVKLKHVKRFLEDGDKVKVVMRYRGREMAFQEQGLEVLNRIVRDLEDLCVVEKHPEMQGRQQVMVLAPKHN, from the coding sequence ATAAAGAAGGAAGAGAATAAGGAGAGGGTAAACGAAGAAATTACCGCTCCAGAGGTAAGATTGATACTTGAAGATGGTACTCAATATGGTGTTGTTTCAATTGAGGAAGCGTTAAAGGTTGCGGAAGAAAGAGGTTATGATCTTGTAGAAGTGGCTCCAAATGCCAAGCCACCCGTTTGTAAGGTTATGGACTATGGTAAGTATAAGTTTGAAAAGAACAAGAAAGAGCGAGAAGCAAGGAAGAAACTAAGGCAACATCAAATTGATGTAAAAGAGATGAAATTTAGACCAAAAATTGATGAACATGATTATCAGGTTAAGTTAAAGCATGTAAAAAGATTTTTAGAAGATGGTGATAAAGTAAAGGTAGTAATGCGTTATAGAGGAAGAGAAATGGCCTTTCAAGAGCAAGGCCTTGAAGTATTAAATAGGATTGTAAGAGACTTAGAAGATCTCTGTGTTGTTGAAAAACATCCAGAGATGCAGGGTCGACAGCAAGTCATGGTACTTGCCCCAAAACACAATTAA
- the thrS gene encoding threonine--tRNA ligase: protein MRINLPDGNVIEVSDDADAKEVASKISNTLAKKAIAAEVNGNLVDIYYKLSDGDTVRIITEKDPEALEILRHSTAHLMAQAVQRLFKDVKVTIGPVIEDGFYYDFDKETPFTETDLEKIEEEMKKIAQENLPIRRKELKKEEAIKLFKDKGEDYKIEIINEIDDEYVSVYEQGEFVDLCRGPHLESTGKIKHFKLLSVAGAYWRGDENNKMLQRIYGTSWFKKSELDDYLKRLEEAKKRDHRKLGKDLELFSTFDEIGAGLICWFPKGARIRSIIEAFWKEEHFKNGYEMLYTPHIGKSTLWETSGHLAFYQENMYSPMDIDGNEYFIKPMNCPFHIMIYKSKVRSYRDLPLRWAELGTVYRYERSGVLHGLLRVRGFTQDDAHIICTQEQIIDEIKEVLNFSLRMWKAFGFESIKGYIATRPEKSVGDDAMWEKATQSLEGAIKDSGIDFEIDEGGGAFYGPKIDLKIKDAIGREWQMTTIQFDFNLPERFDMTYIDKDGKEKRPFMVHRALLGSLERFFGVLIEHYAGAFPIWLAPIQVRIINVSDAQYEYCKEIEKKLKEEGIRVEFDSRNEKIGYKIREAQLQKIPHMIIIGNNEVEAKTVSVRLRNGENKNNLDFYEYISVLKELDKTKSTNLWR from the coding sequence ATGAGGATTAATTTGCCTGATGGGAATGTGATTGAAGTTAGTGATGATGCTGATGCTAAAGAGGTTGCCAGTAAGATAAGTAATACTCTCGCAAAAAAAGCTATAGCTGCAGAAGTAAATGGTAACCTGGTTGATATATATTATAAATTATCAGATGGTGATACAGTTAGGATAATCACCGAAAAGGATCCTGAGGCATTAGAAATTTTGAGACATTCAACTGCACATCTTATGGCACAAGCTGTGCAAAGGCTGTTTAAAGATGTGAAAGTGACAATCGGGCCAGTAATTGAGGATGGTTTTTATTACGATTTTGATAAAGAAACCCCTTTTACTGAGACTGATTTAGAAAAGATTGAAGAAGAGATGAAAAAAATTGCGCAGGAAAATTTACCTATAAGAAGAAAAGAGCTAAAAAAAGAAGAAGCCATAAAGTTGTTCAAAGATAAGGGTGAAGATTATAAAATAGAGATTATCAATGAAATTGATGATGAATATGTTTCTGTTTATGAACAAGGGGAATTTGTTGATTTGTGTAGAGGTCCACATTTAGAATCCACAGGTAAGATAAAACATTTCAAGCTTTTAAGTGTTGCTGGTGCGTATTGGCGCGGTGATGAGAATAATAAAATGCTTCAAAGAATTTATGGAACTAGCTGGTTTAAGAAGAGCGAACTTGATGATTATTTAAAAAGATTAGAAGAAGCTAAAAAGAGAGATCATAGAAAACTAGGAAAAGATTTAGAACTTTTTTCAACATTTGATGAGATTGGAGCTGGGCTTATTTGTTGGTTTCCAAAAGGGGCAAGAATTAGGTCAATAATTGAGGCTTTCTGGAAGGAAGAGCATTTTAAAAATGGTTATGAAATGCTCTATACCCCACATATAGGAAAATCCACTTTATGGGAGACATCTGGTCATTTAGCTTTTTATCAGGAGAATATGTATTCACCTATGGATATTGATGGTAATGAGTATTTTATAAAACCGATGAACTGCCCTTTTCATATAATGATTTATAAATCAAAAGTTAGATCTTATAGGGATTTACCTTTACGTTGGGCAGAGCTTGGTACTGTGTATAGATATGAAAGGTCAGGTGTATTGCATGGCTTGTTGAGGGTTAGAGGATTTACTCAAGATGATGCACATATCATTTGTACTCAAGAACAGATTATAGATGAAATTAAGGAAGTTCTTAATTTTTCATTGAGAATGTGGAAGGCCTTTGGTTTTGAAAGTATTAAAGGGTATATTGCTACAAGGCCAGAAAAAAGCGTTGGCGATGATGCAATGTGGGAAAAGGCTACCCAATCTTTAGAGGGAGCAATAAAAGATTCTGGAATAGATTTTGAGATAGATGAAGGTGGTGGTGCTTTTTATGGCCCAAAAATTGATTTGAAAATTAAGGACGCTATTGGTAGAGAATGGCAGATGACCACAATTCAGTTTGATTTTAATTTGCCAGAAAGATTTGATATGACATATATTGATAAAGATGGTAAAGAGAAAAGACCATTTATGGTTCATAGGGCATTGCTCGGTTCTTTAGAAAGATTTTTCGGTGTATTAATTGAGCATTATGCTGGTGCTTTTCCAATATGGTTGGCACCTATTCAAGTGAGAATCATAAATGTGTCTGATGCTCAATATGAATATTGCAAAGAGATTGAGAAAAAATTGAAAGAGGAAGGTATTAGAGTTGAGTTTGATAGTAGAAATGAAAAAATTGGTTATAAAATAAGAGAAGCTCAACTACAAAAAATACCTCACATGATTATAATTGGTAATAACGAAGTAGAAGCAAAGACTGTTTCTGTCAGATTGAGAAACGGAGAAAATAAAAATAATCTTGATTTTTATGAATATATTAGTGTATTAAAGGAACTTGATAAAACTAAAAGTACAAATTTATGGAGGTGA